From the genome of Geoglobus ahangari, one region includes:
- a CDS encoding thiolase family protein, with product MTKTVIVSGVRTPIGRFGGGLKDVSAVELGSIVIKEAINRAGIKPEDVDEVIMGHVVTAGCGQNTARHAALKAGLPDTVPAYQINKVCTSGLKAVALAHLMIQMGEADIIVAGGMESMSNAPYALLKARWGYRMFNDQLVDLMVHDGLWDPIYNQHMAENTEDVADEFGVTRDEMDEWSYYSHVKAIKAIDEGKFAEEIVPVTVKEKKGERVVDTDENPRRDTSLEKIKSLKPVFRPNGKITAANAPNTSDGAAAVVVMSEEKAKELGLEPKLEVLAHGQASRDPKYIATVPAYAAEIALKKAGVSKDDIDLWEINEAFAAVTLISAKYLMNLDLDKVNVNGGAVALGHPIGATGARLVVTLMHEMLRRNSEYGVVTLCAGMAQGDAIVFRKY from the coding sequence ATGACGAAAACCGTTATCGTCAGCGGAGTTAGGACCCCGATAGGAAGGTTTGGTGGTGGCCTAAAAGACGTTTCTGCGGTCGAGCTTGGAAGCATCGTGATAAAGGAGGCGATCAACAGGGCCGGAATAAAGCCCGAAGATGTTGATGAAGTTATAATGGGGCACGTGGTCACGGCAGGATGCGGACAGAACACGGCAAGGCACGCGGCACTCAAGGCGGGCCTGCCAGACACTGTTCCCGCTTACCAGATAAACAAGGTCTGCACCTCCGGCCTTAAAGCTGTAGCGCTCGCACACCTCATGATCCAGATGGGTGAGGCCGATATCATCGTCGCAGGCGGAATGGAGAGCATGAGCAACGCCCCTTACGCTCTACTCAAGGCGAGATGGGGCTACAGGATGTTCAACGACCAGCTTGTGGACCTGATGGTTCACGATGGCCTCTGGGATCCGATATACAACCAGCACATGGCCGAGAACACGGAGGATGTGGCGGACGAGTTTGGCGTCACGAGGGATGAGATGGACGAGTGGAGCTACTACAGCCACGTCAAGGCGATAAAGGCAATAGACGAGGGCAAGTTCGCCGAGGAGATCGTTCCTGTTACGGTTAAGGAGAAGAAGGGCGAGAGGGTGGTTGACACAGACGAGAATCCGAGGAGGGACACGAGCCTCGAGAAGATAAAGAGCCTAAAGCCAGTTTTCAGGCCTAACGGAAAGATAACAGCAGCTAACGCCCCCAACACCAGCGATGGTGCTGCTGCTGTCGTGGTTATGAGCGAGGAGAAGGCCAAGGAGCTCGGACTCGAGCCCAAGCTTGAAGTTCTCGCTCACGGACAGGCTTCAAGGGACCCCAAGTACATCGCAACCGTCCCGGCGTATGCTGCAGAAATTGCTTTGAAGAAGGCGGGAGTGAGCAAGGACGACATCGATTTGTGGGAGATCAACGAGGCCTTCGCTGCCGTCACGCTCATCTCGGCCAAGTATCTGATGAACCTCGATCTCGACAAAGTGAACGTCAACGGAGGTGCCGTGGCTCTCGGCCATCCGATTGGTGCGACCGGAGCGAGGCTTGTCGTAACATTGATGCACGAGATGCTGAGAAGGAACAGCGAGTATGGAGTTGTGACGCTCTGCGCTGGAATGGCTCAGGGTGATGCGATAGTCTTCAGAAAGTACTGA
- a CDS encoding CaiB/BaiF CoA transferase family protein, giving the protein MLEGMLVVELAYYYPGPYCCRILRDLGADVVKVEPPAGDPMRYRPEIFAALNRGKRIVKLNLKEDGDREEFYRLAEKADVIVEGFRPGVARRLGVDYERISKINEGIIYCSITGFGQNSRFTRPVHDINVLAMAGVCEVAGMAGGEPSDPNVQLSDFSSAVFAAITILSAYVRKLRTGKGAYIDLSMFDSALASMPLHTSAILNSGEYMRDFSENPGYRIYRAKDCYVSLGILDEPQFWDEMCRALGLDFTGMSFEERLKRSGEIEAAIAAKLAEMDREDIERAFGERIPYGIVESLGDVAEKSWMLEEFEFEGKRFRGLRFPARMR; this is encoded by the coding sequence ATGCTCGAAGGAATGCTTGTTGTCGAACTGGCCTACTACTACCCCGGCCCGTACTGCTGCAGAATTCTCAGGGATCTTGGGGCAGACGTTGTTAAGGTTGAGCCGCCTGCAGGAGACCCCATGAGGTACAGGCCCGAGATTTTCGCAGCCCTCAACAGAGGGAAGAGAATCGTGAAGCTGAACCTGAAGGAGGATGGAGACAGGGAGGAGTTCTACAGGCTTGCGGAGAAGGCTGACGTGATCGTCGAGGGCTTCAGGCCGGGAGTGGCCAGAAGGCTCGGAGTGGACTACGAGAGAATCTCGAAGATCAATGAGGGCATAATCTACTGCTCCATAACCGGGTTCGGGCAGAACTCGAGGTTCACGAGACCTGTTCACGACATAAACGTGCTCGCAATGGCCGGTGTGTGTGAGGTTGCCGGAATGGCTGGTGGAGAACCCTCAGACCCGAACGTTCAGCTTTCAGATTTCTCGTCTGCTGTTTTTGCAGCTATAACCATTCTGTCAGCTTACGTCAGAAAGCTCAGGACCGGGAAGGGCGCGTACATAGACCTGAGTATGTTCGACTCTGCTCTCGCGTCCATGCCCCTCCACACGTCAGCTATCCTGAACTCCGGAGAATACATGCGGGACTTCAGCGAGAACCCGGGATACAGGATTTACCGGGCGAAGGACTGCTACGTTTCTCTCGGAATACTGGACGAGCCCCAGTTCTGGGACGAGATGTGCAGAGCTCTCGGATTGGACTTCACTGGCATGAGCTTCGAGGAAAGGCTGAAAAGGAGCGGCGAGATTGAAGCTGCGATAGCAGCGAAGCTTGCTGAGATGGACAGGGAGGACATAGAGAGGGCGTTTGGCGAGAGGATACCATACGGAATAGTCGAGAGTCTCGGAGATGTGGCAGAAAAATCGTGGATGCTCGAGGAGTTCGAGTTTGAAGGGAAGAGGTTCAGGGGGCTCAGATTTCCCGCGAGGATGAGGTAA
- a CDS encoding tRNA (cytidine(56)-2'-O)-methyltransferase, producing MEVYVLRLGHRPERDKRISTHVALTARAFGARGIYFDVLDEKVFESVRDVVERWGGDFFIEHVKSWKRLVKEFDGVVVHLTMYGIPLLERVGDIKSAERVLVIVGAEKVPPEVYELSDYNISIGNQPHSEVAALAVFLDRVLEGRVFSLEFENAKVRVIPSERGKRVTDTGYSDFGKNRN from the coding sequence GTGGAGGTCTACGTTCTGAGGCTCGGACACAGGCCGGAGAGGGACAAGCGAATCTCAACCCACGTTGCCCTGACCGCGAGGGCGTTCGGGGCGAGAGGAATCTACTTCGACGTTCTTGACGAGAAGGTCTTTGAGAGCGTCAGGGACGTCGTGGAGAGGTGGGGTGGAGATTTCTTCATCGAGCACGTGAAGTCGTGGAAGAGGCTTGTGAAGGAGTTCGACGGCGTGGTCGTCCACCTGACGATGTACGGCATTCCGCTGCTGGAGAGGGTTGGTGATATAAAAAGTGCCGAGAGGGTTCTCGTCATCGTAGGTGCCGAGAAGGTCCCGCCTGAGGTGTACGAGCTTTCCGACTACAACATCTCCATAGGCAACCAGCCCCACAGCGAGGTGGCTGCTCTCGCGGTTTTCCTCGACAGGGTGCTTGAGGGCAGGGTGTTCAGCCTCGAGTTCGAAAACGCCAAGGTGAGGGTGATCCCGTCCGAGAGGGGCAAGCGTGTCACCGATACAGGTTATTCCGATTTTGGGAAAAATCGAAATTAA
- a CDS encoding acyl-CoA dehydrogenase family protein gives MNFELSEEHRMLQEAVREFAEKEIMPYGRDYDEKKEYPMDIYKKAAKLGYIGASIPEEYNGAGMDCVAEAIISMEFTRADSSIGSAIDLAVLGVPMLLHFGTEEQKEQYMARVPKGDGPSAIAITEPDCGTDVAAMRARAVKDGNEWVINGTKQFITNGSVGLYTIVLAKTAQTSPPHRGISAFIVEQDREGYSAKKIDKMGLNCHDTCEVSLSNVRVPEENLVGKENNGFYQVMAFFNESRIKIGALHLGMAIGAYERALEYAKERKAFGKPLIEHQAIAFKLADMYKDIEAAKLLIFKAAWLVDKGNPDPALSSAAKLFATETAIRVTYEAVQIFGGYGFSKEYDVERYYRDARVGTIYEGTSEIQRLVISRAISGRL, from the coding sequence GTGAACTTTGAGCTCAGCGAGGAGCACAGGATGCTTCAGGAAGCCGTCAGAGAGTTTGCTGAGAAGGAGATAATGCCATATGGCAGAGACTACGACGAGAAGAAGGAGTACCCGATGGACATCTACAAAAAAGCGGCCAAGCTCGGGTACATAGGTGCGAGCATTCCCGAGGAGTACAACGGTGCGGGAATGGACTGCGTGGCCGAGGCGATAATAAGCATGGAGTTCACAAGGGCAGACAGCAGCATAGGCTCCGCCATAGACCTCGCAGTCCTCGGCGTCCCCATGCTCCTGCACTTCGGCACGGAGGAGCAGAAGGAGCAGTACATGGCGAGGGTGCCGAAGGGTGATGGCCCCTCAGCCATAGCCATAACCGAGCCGGACTGCGGAACTGATGTCGCAGCTATGAGGGCAAGAGCTGTGAAGGATGGTAACGAGTGGGTGATAAACGGCACCAAGCAGTTCATAACCAACGGGAGCGTTGGGCTCTACACGATCGTTCTCGCCAAGACTGCCCAGACGAGCCCACCCCACAGGGGGATTTCTGCCTTCATAGTGGAGCAGGACAGAGAGGGTTATTCGGCGAAGAAGATTGACAAGATGGGGCTGAACTGCCACGACACGTGCGAGGTCTCGCTGAGCAACGTCAGGGTGCCCGAGGAGAACCTTGTCGGCAAGGAGAACAACGGCTTTTATCAGGTCATGGCCTTCTTCAACGAGAGCAGGATCAAGATTGGTGCCCTTCACCTTGGCATGGCCATAGGCGCATACGAGAGAGCTTTAGAGTACGCGAAGGAAAGGAAGGCCTTTGGGAAGCCACTGATCGAGCATCAGGCAATAGCCTTCAAGCTGGCGGACATGTACAAGGACATTGAGGCTGCAAAGCTCCTCATCTTCAAGGCTGCGTGGCTTGTAGACAAGGGCAATCCAGATCCTGCCTTGAGCTCAGCTGCAAAGCTGTTTGCGACTGAGACCGCCATCAGGGTTACTTACGAGGCTGTTCAAATCTTTGGAGGATACGGGTTCAGCAAGGAGTACGATGTTGAGCGCTACTACAGAGATGCGAGGGTTGGGACGATTTACGAGGGGACGAGTGAGATTCAGAGGCTCGTGATCTCACGCGCAATCTCGGGGAGGCTGTGA